The following coding sequences lie in one Populus trichocarpa isolate Nisqually-1 chromosome 14, P.trichocarpa_v4.1, whole genome shotgun sequence genomic window:
- the LOC112324129 gene encoding extensin-2-like, with translation MTGSSGGSLWGRLWPQLAVALVILFVSSNVGSVSGDAYVYSSPPPPYVYKSPPPPSPSPPPPYEYKSPPPPSPHPPPTYVYKSPPPPSPSPPPPYIYKSPPPPSPSPPPPYEYKSPPPPSSSPPPPYIYKSPPPPSPSPPPPYVYKSPPPPSPSPPPPYIYKSPPPPSPSPPPPYYYKSPPPPSPSPPPPYVYKSPPPPSSSPPPPYIYKSPPPPSPSPPPPYYYKSPPPPSPSPPPPYVYKSPPPPSSSPPPPYIYKSPPPPSPSPPPPYYYKSPPPPSPSPPPPYYYKSPPPPDPSPPPPYYYKSPPPPSSSPPPPYIYKSPPPPSPSPPPPYYYKSPPPPSPSPPPPYYYKSPPPPSPSPPPPYYYKSPPPPKKSPPPPYYYKSPPPPSPSPPPPYHYNSPPPPTHSPPPPYYYKSPPPPSPSPPPPYYYKSPPPPSPSPPPPYYYKSPPPPSKSSPPPYYYKSPPPPTKSPPPPTPYYYKSPPPPSHPLPPPYYYKSPPPPKALPSPYYYASPPPPIPYPHNHHHDLIVKVVGKVYCYRCYDWGYPVKSHDKKHLKGAVVEVTCKAGTEKVKAYGKTKINGKYSITVKGFNYKKYGGKECKAKLHAAPKGSSCNIPTGLHWGNKGASLKVKSKTKYEVVLSAKSFAYAPKTPYKECEKHKPTPAPYYYKSPPPPPPAYIYKSPPPPPPTYIYKSPPPPPYLYKSPPPPTYIYKSPPPPSPSPPPPYYYKSPPPPSSSPPPPYYYKSPPPPSPSPPPPYYYKSPPPPSPSPPPPYYYKSPPPPVHSPPQPYYYKSPPPPSPSPPPPYYYKSPPSPVHSPPPPYYYKSPPPPSPSPPPPYYYKSPPPPSPSPPPPYYYKSPPPPVHSPPPPYYYKSPPPPSPSPPPPYYYKSPPPPVHSPPPPYYYKSPPPPSPSPPPPYYYKSPPPPVHSPPPPYYYKSPPPPSPSPPPPYYYKSPPPPVHSPPPPYYYKSPPPPSSSPPPPYYYKSPPPPSPSPPPPYYYKSPPPPDPSPPPPYHYKSPPPPSPSPPPPYYYKSPPPPSSSPPPPYHYSSPPPPSSSLPPPYHYSSPPPPSPSPPPPYYYKSPPPPSPSPPPPYVYKSPPPPSPSPPPLYYYHSPPPPMKSPPPPVYIYASPPPPIHY, from the exons ATGACAGGTTCTAGCGGCGGCTCCCTTTGGGGTCGTCTTTGGCCTCAATTGGCCGTGGCATTGGTTATTCTCTTTGTTTCAAGCAATGTAGGTTCAGTCTCAGGAGATGCTTATGTTTATAGTTCACCACCTCCACCTTATGTATACAAGTCTCCACCACCTCCATCACCATCTCCTCCACCTCCTTATGAATACAAGTCACCACCTCCTCCATCACCTCATCCACCACCAACATACGTGTACAAATCCCCACCacctccatctccatctcctcctccaccatATATCTACAAGTCACCTCCTCCACCTTCTCCTTCCCCGCCACCACCATATGAGTACaagtcaccaccaccaccatcctcATCTCCCCCACCACCTTACATCTACAAATCACCTCCTCCACCTTCACCATCCCCGCCACCACCTTATGTCTACAAGTCACCACCTCCACCTTCACCATCACCACCCCCACCTTACATCTACAAATCTCCTCCACCCCCTTCACCATCCCCACCACCCCCCTACTATTATAAGTCTCCACCACCTCCTTCGCCATCTCCCCCGCCACCTTATGTCTACAAGTCACCGCCTCCACCTTCATCATCACCACCCCCACCTTACATCTACAAATCTCCTCCACCCCCTTCACCATCCCCACCACCCCCCTACTATTATAAGTCTCCACCACCTCCTTCGCCATCTCCCCCGCCACCTTATGTCTACAAGTCACCGCCTCCACCTTCATCATCACCACCCCCACCTTACATCTACAAATCTCCTCCACCCCCTTCACCATCCCCACCACCCCCCTACTATTACAAGTCTCCACCACCTCCTTCGCCATCTCCCCCACCACCTTACTACTACAAGTCTCCCCCACCACCCGATCCTtcaccaccacctccatacTACTACAAGTCACCACCTCCACCTTCATCATCACCACCCCCACCTTACATCTACAAATCTCCTCCACCCCCTTCACCATCCCCACCACCTCCCTACTATTATAAGTCTCCACCACCTCCTTCGCCATCTCCCCCACCACCTTACTACTACAAGTCACCACCACCCCCTTCACCATCTCCACCACCCCCTTACTACTATAAATCCCCACCACCACCCAAaaaatcaccaccaccaccatactACTACAAGTCACCACCTCCTCCCTCACCATCACCGCCCCCACCATACCACTACAATTCTCCACCACCACCCACTCATTCACCACCTCCACCTTATTACTACaagtcaccaccaccaccctcaCCATCTCCTCCCCCTCCATACTACTACAAGTCTCCACCTCCTCCTTCACCATCTCCTCCACCACCATACTATTACAAATCTCCTCCACCACCTTCAAAATCTTCTCCACCTCCTTATTACTACAAGTCTCCACCACCTCCAACTAAGTCCCCACCACCTCCAACACCATACTACTACAAGtctccaccaccaccttcaCATCCTTTACCACCACCCTACTATTACAAATCTCCACCACCACCTAAAGCTCTACCTTCTCCATACTACTACGCTTCCCCCCCTCCTCCCATCCCTTACCCTCACAACCACCATCATGACTTAATTGTCAAGGTGGTAGGAAAAGTTTATTGTTACAGATGTTATGACTGGGGATATCCAGTGAAGTCACATGATAAAAAGCATCTAAAAG GTGCCGTGGTGGAGGTAACATGCAAGGCAGGCACTGAGAAGGTCAAGGCCTATGGTAAAACCAAGATCAATGGAAAATACAGTATCACCGTTAAAGGCTTCAACTATAAAAAGTATGGAGGAAAGGAATGCAAGGCCAAGCTTCACGCGGCTCCAAAGGGTTCATCATGCAATATCCCAACTGGCCTACACTGGGGTAACAAAGGTGCCTCCCTCAAGGTGAAGTCCAAGACAAAGTATGAAGTTGTGCTTTCAGCTAAGTCATTCGCTTATGCTCCTAAGACCCCTTATAAGGAGTGTGAGAAGCACAAGCCCACTCCAGCTCCTTACTACTACAAGTCCCCTCCACCCCCACCTCCCGCTTACATATACAAGtcacctccaccacctccaccaaCCTATATTTACAAGTCTCCACCACCCCCACCTTATCTTTATAAATCACCCCCTCCACCAACATATATCTATAAATCACCACCACCTCCTTCACCATCCCCCCCACCTCCATACTATTATAaatctccaccaccaccatcttcatcaccaccaccaccctaTTACTATAAATCACCACCACCTCCTTCACCTTCACCCCCACCTCCATATTATTATAAAtccccaccaccaccatctccatcaccaccaccaccctaCTACTACAAATCACCTCCACCACCGGTTCACTCTCCTCCCCAACCTTACTACTACAAATCACCACCCCCACCATCCCCGTCACCTCCTCCACCATACTACTACAAATCACCTCCCTCACCGGTTCATTCCCCTCCCCCACCTTACTACTACAAATCACCACCCCCACCATCTCCGTCACCTCCCCCACCATATTACTACAAATCACCTCCACCACCATCCCCGTCACCTCCTCCACCATACTACTACAAATCTCCTCCTCCACCAGTTCATTCCCCTCCCCCACCATACTACTAcaaatcaccaccaccaccatccccATCACCTCCCCCACCATACTATTACAAATCTCCTCCTCCACCGGTTCATTCCCCTCCTCCACCTTACTACTACAAATCACCACCTCCGCCATCTCCATCACCTCCTCCACCTTACTACTACAAATCACCTCCACCACCGGTTCACTCCCCTCCCCCACCATACTACTACAAatctcctcctccaccatcACCATCTCCTCCTCCACCCTACTACTACAAATCACCTCCACCACCAGTTCactctccaccaccaccatacTACTACAAATCACCTCCTCCACCATCATCGTCTCCTCCTCCACCCTACTACTACAAATCTCCACCACCTCCATCCCCATCTCCTCCACCTCCATACTACTACAAATCCCCTCCACCACCCGATCCTtcaccaccacctccatacCACTACAAGTCCCCACCACCTCCTTCACCATCTCCTCCACCACCTTACTACTACAAATCCCCACCTCCCCCCTCGTCATCTCCTCCCCCTCCATACCATTACAGCTCCCCACCCCCACCATCATCATCTCTTCCCCCTCCATACCACTACAGCTCCCCACCCCCGCCATCCccatcaccaccacctcctTACTACTACAAGTCTCCTCCACCACCATctccatctcctcctcctccatacGTCTACAAGTCCCCACCTCCCCCTTCACCATCACCACCTCCTCTATACTACTACCATTCACCTCCCCCGCCGATGAAATCACCCCCACCCCCGGTTTACATTTACgcttctccaccaccaccaattCACTACTAG